The following proteins are co-located in the Mycolicibacterium goodii genome:
- the msrB gene encoding peptide-methionine (R)-S-oxide reductase MsrB, whose amino-acid sequence MTIPAPKLQLTDDEWREKLTPQEFAVLRRAGTERPFTGEYTDTKTEGVYQCRACGAELFRSNEKFESHCGWPSFFDPADSDAVILRPDDSLGMRRVEVLCANCHSHLGHVFEGEGYPTPTDKRYCINSISLRLVPAE is encoded by the coding sequence ATGACGATCCCTGCCCCCAAGCTTCAACTCACCGACGACGAATGGCGCGAGAAGCTCACGCCCCAGGAGTTCGCCGTGCTGCGCCGGGCGGGCACCGAGCGGCCGTTCACCGGCGAGTACACCGACACCAAGACCGAGGGCGTCTACCAGTGCCGGGCGTGCGGTGCCGAATTGTTCCGCAGCAATGAGAAGTTCGAATCCCACTGCGGATGGCCGTCATTCTTCGACCCGGCCGACTCCGACGCGGTGATCCTGCGGCCCGACGACTCCCTGGGCATGCGCCGCGTGGAGGTGCTGTGCGCCAACTGCCACAGCCACCTCGGCCATGTCTTCGAGGGTGAGGGCTACCCGACGCCGACCGACAAGCGCTACTGCATCAACTCGATCTCACTGCGCCTCGTGCCGGCCGAGTGA
- the aftC gene encoding arabinofuranan 3-O-arabinosyltransferase, with translation MYCALVTATDSITTKLLNAFRPRTTAPSTATVLRSVLWPVAILSVIHRSYVLGTNGYITDDFGPVYRAVVNFKLGLDIYNEHFDYVDPHYLYPPGGTLLLAPFGYLPVDASRYWFIFFNTLAVVLAAYFLVRLFKFSFTSVAMPALLLAMYCTESVTNTLVFTNINGCILLCCVLFFRFLLDGRVSHELLAGTAIGLTLVVKPSLAPLLLLPLLNRQFFTYITAFGVPLLFNVVGWFLVPDPMGFVRNTVPYIFSTRDYFNSSIVGNGVYYGLPTWLILALRVLFLLLAVGSLWLLYRYYRERDQLFWMLTSSGVLLIASYLLLSLGQGYYSMMLFPFLMTVVLPNSVLRNWPAWLAIYGFMTMDRWLLGHWPTTGRFLEYMKITYGWSLMLVVVFCVLYFRYLDAKQDGRLDQGIDPPWLVKQRTPATV, from the coding sequence GTGTACTGTGCGCTGGTGACGGCGACAGACTCCATCACCACGAAGCTCCTGAACGCGTTCCGTCCCCGCACCACTGCGCCGAGCACCGCCACGGTGTTGCGCTCGGTGTTGTGGCCGGTCGCGATCCTGTCGGTCATCCACCGCAGCTACGTGCTGGGAACCAACGGCTACATCACCGACGACTTCGGTCCGGTGTACCGCGCCGTGGTCAACTTCAAGCTCGGCCTCGACATCTACAACGAGCACTTCGACTACGTCGACCCGCACTACCTGTACCCGCCCGGCGGGACGCTGCTGCTGGCGCCGTTCGGCTACCTGCCGGTCGACGCGTCGCGGTACTGGTTCATCTTCTTCAACACCCTCGCCGTGGTGCTGGCCGCGTATTTTCTGGTACGGCTGTTCAAGTTCTCGTTCACCTCGGTGGCCATGCCGGCCTTGCTGCTGGCGATGTACTGCACCGAATCGGTCACCAACACTCTGGTGTTCACCAACATCAACGGCTGCATCCTGCTGTGCTGCGTGCTGTTCTTCCGCTTCCTGCTCGACGGAAGGGTGAGCCACGAATTGCTCGCCGGCACCGCGATCGGGCTGACGCTCGTGGTGAAACCCTCACTGGCACCGCTGTTGCTGCTGCCGCTGCTCAACCGCCAGTTCTTCACCTACATCACGGCTTTCGGTGTGCCGCTGCTGTTCAACGTGGTGGGCTGGTTCCTGGTACCCGACCCCATGGGGTTCGTGCGCAACACCGTGCCCTACATCTTCTCGACCCGCGACTACTTCAACTCCTCGATCGTGGGCAACGGCGTCTACTACGGTCTGCCGACCTGGCTGATCTTGGCGCTGCGCGTGCTGTTCCTGCTGCTCGCCGTCGGCAGCCTGTGGCTGCTGTACCGCTACTACCGCGAACGCGATCAGCTGTTCTGGATGCTGACGTCCTCGGGTGTGCTGCTCATCGCGTCCTACCTGCTGCTGTCGCTGGGCCAGGGCTACTACTCGATGATGCTGTTCCCGTTCCTGATGACGGTGGTGCTGCCCAACTCGGTGCTGCGCAACTGGCCGGCCTGGCTGGCGATCTACGGCTTCATGACCATGGACCGCTGGCTGCTGGGCCACTGGCCGACCACCGGGCGGTTCCTGGAGTACATGAAGATAACCTACGGCTGGTCGCTGATGCTGGTCGTGGTGTTCTGCGTGCTGTACTTCCGCTACCTCGACGCCAAACAGGACGGGCGCCTCGACCAGGGCATCGACCCGCCGTGGCTGGTCAAGCAGCGCACACCCGCCACGGTGTGA
- a CDS encoding alpha/beta hydrolase gives MRDQLVRALRVSGVVVPVMSLAVLTACTPMFAADPRYATDSGAHPQGQPETTSAEPSGPPAIEAPKNDLSWRDCTSRVFGDAGVPAIPGVTLDCANYDADLDPLEGASGTLQIGVVRAKTAQTPADAGPIVMTTGSDIASSLQLPAWLSRTGADLLNAHPIVAVDRRGLGMSGAIDCRDLYERQEMLDQAQFQAGNDPVANLGSIAMTATTSCTDTIAPGDSAYDNAHAAEDLERLRSTWDVPTLALLGVGNGAQVALAYAGTHPNKVSRLVLDSPLPLAIGAEAAAEQRVKGQQAALDAFAAQCVATGCPLAPDPKAAVDALLADARAGRGPAGASVATVVDAITTALGFPRGDRVAATAELARILAAARDGDPNPLTDLIAQTENMRLTDGQFVNSCSDALNRPTPDRVRELVVAWGKLYPQFGAVGALSLVQCLNWPSGSAPQDPKDLPVPVLLLGVQNDPIVGNEGVAAVAATIINAGANNRRVIWQGIGHGASLYDTCAIAPVTSYLDNGKLPETDTYCPA, from the coding sequence ATGCGTGATCAGCTGGTGCGGGCCCTGCGCGTGTCGGGCGTGGTGGTTCCCGTGATGTCACTGGCAGTGCTCACCGCGTGCACGCCGATGTTCGCCGCGGACCCGCGGTACGCCACGGATTCCGGTGCGCATCCGCAGGGACAGCCCGAAACCACCAGCGCCGAGCCCTCCGGTCCGCCCGCCATCGAGGCACCCAAGAACGACCTGTCGTGGCGCGACTGCACCTCGCGCGTGTTCGGCGACGCCGGCGTGCCCGCCATTCCGGGCGTCACCCTGGACTGCGCCAACTACGACGCCGACCTCGACCCGCTCGAGGGTGCGTCGGGCACCCTGCAGATCGGCGTCGTGCGGGCGAAGACCGCCCAGACCCCCGCCGACGCAGGCCCGATCGTGATGACCACCGGATCGGACATCGCATCGTCGCTGCAGCTGCCCGCGTGGTTGTCCCGCACCGGCGCCGACCTGCTCAATGCGCACCCGATCGTCGCCGTGGACCGGCGCGGCCTGGGCATGTCCGGCGCGATCGACTGCCGCGACCTCTACGAGCGCCAGGAGATGCTCGACCAGGCGCAGTTCCAGGCAGGCAACGACCCAGTGGCCAACCTGGGGTCGATCGCCATGACGGCGACCACCAGCTGCACCGACACCATCGCCCCCGGCGACTCGGCGTACGACAACGCCCACGCCGCCGAGGATCTGGAACGGCTGCGCAGCACATGGGACGTCCCGACGCTGGCCCTGCTGGGCGTCGGCAACGGCGCGCAGGTCGCGCTGGCCTATGCGGGCACGCACCCGAACAAGGTCTCGCGGCTGGTGCTCGACTCCCCGCTGCCGCTGGCCATCGGCGCCGAAGCCGCCGCCGAGCAGCGCGTGAAAGGCCAGCAGGCCGCACTCGACGCGTTCGCCGCCCAGTGCGTCGCCACCGGCTGCCCGCTGGCCCCAGACCCGAAAGCCGCAGTGGATGCGCTGCTCGCCGACGCCAGGGCCGGCCGCGGTCCGGCGGGCGCGTCGGTCGCGACCGTCGTCGACGCGATCACCACCGCGTTGGGCTTCCCGCGCGGCGACCGGGTCGCCGCGACCGCCGAACTCGCGCGCATTCTCGCCGCCGCGCGCGACGGCGATCCCAACCCGCTCACCGATCTGATCGCGCAGACCGAGAACATGCGCCTCACCGATGGGCAGTTCGTGAACTCGTGCAGCGATGCGCTCAACCGGCCCACCCCGGACCGGGTCCGCGAACTCGTCGTCGCCTGGGGCAAGCTGTACCCCCAGTTCGGCGCCGTCGGCGCGCTGAGCCTGGTGCAGTGCCTCAACTGGCCCAGCGGTTCGGCGCCCCAGGACCCCAAGGATCTGCCGGTGCCGGTGCTGCTGCTCGGCGTGCAGAACGACCCGATCGTCGGCAACGAAGGCGTCGCCGCGGTGGCCGCCACGATCATCAACGCGGGCGCCAACAACCGCCGCGTGATCTGGCAGGGCATCGGCCACGGCGCCAGCCTCTACGACACGTGCGCGATCGCGCCCGTGACGTCCTATCTCGACAACGGCAAACTGCCGGAGACCGACACGTACTGTCCTGCCTGA
- a CDS encoding class I SAM-dependent methyltransferase, whose translation MPAMSRIERAFCTTALWRRSGGAVVSSLPVHRLGRDVLEIGSGSGDVAARLRQARPVLNLTATDFDPVMVQTATKRLQQFPDVTVRVADATDRSRRTARRLRSTRPDAAGADPVRRPAHAVRLALSLTPWRVCAA comes from the coding sequence ATGCCTGCGATGTCACGGATCGAGCGGGCGTTCTGCACCACCGCGCTGTGGCGTCGCAGCGGCGGTGCCGTGGTATCGAGCCTGCCGGTGCACCGGTTGGGCCGCGACGTCCTCGAAATCGGCTCGGGCAGCGGCGATGTCGCGGCGCGGCTACGCCAGGCGCGGCCGGTTCTGAACCTCACCGCCACCGACTTCGACCCCGTGATGGTGCAGACCGCCACGAAACGGTTGCAGCAGTTCCCGGATGTCACCGTGCGCGTGGCCGACGCGACCGACCGATCCCGGCGAACTGCGCGGCGTCTGCGCTCGACACGGCCTGACGCTGCAGGTGCAGACCCGGTTCGCCGGCCAGCTCATGCAGTTCGCCTCGCACTGAGCCTCACACCGTGGCGGGTGTGCGCTGCTTGA